One genomic segment of Polyodon spathula isolate WHYD16114869_AA chromosome 17, ASM1765450v1, whole genome shotgun sequence includes these proteins:
- the LOC121329846 gene encoding complex I intermediate-associated protein 30, mitochondrial-like: protein MISIPAETYFSHQKDDIFNYFLFTRGGPYWQDVKFFLSSRGRIQDSQHPLWLDKINTIGFTLGDKANGPFQLEIDFIAVCNNQAHTVEFAYEKHKKNLEVYFSYWLSFGKI from the exons ATGATCAGCATTCCAGCTGAAACATATTTCTCTCATCAGAAGGACGACATATTCAACTATTTCCTCTTTACTCGGGGTGGACCCTACTGGCAAGATGTAAAG TTCTTTCTTTCTAGCCGTGGGAGAATACAAGACAGCCAGCATCCTCTCTGGTTAGACAAG ATCAACACTATTGGCTTTACCCTGGGTGACAAAGCTAATGGGCCATTTCAGCTGGAGATTGACTTCATTGCTGTGTGCAACAATCAGGCACACACAGTGGAATTTGCTTATGAGAAGCACAAGAAGAATCTGGAAGTCTACTTTTCATACTGGCTGAGCTTTGGGAAGATATGA